AGGCTCGCGAGCGGATCTTCCATGGTCCAGGTCGCGTTGCCCGAATCCATGTTCGCGCCCACGTAGTCTTTGCCGGCGGCTTCGATCAGCGTGACCAGTTCCCACGCTTGCATGTCGCCCGCGTGGTTTTCGACGGCGATTTTCACGCCGGCGTCCAGGGCGCGGTTTCGGCAAGCTTTGCAAACCTGGACGGTGTCCTCAATCCGCGCCTCGATGCCGCCCTCGCTCCGGCGGTCGTCGCCGTTGCCGAGCACGACGCGAAACACGGGCGAACCGAGCGCTTTGGCCATGCGCAAACCGAGCGCCAGGTGTTCCTCGGCGGTGCCCCAGTCTTTCCGGAACGCCTTCGAGGTCGGGCAAATGCTCCAACTGCCCAGTTGGATTTGGAGGCCTTTGTCCTCGGCTTGGACGCGGATCTCTTTCAGGTACTTGTCTTCGCGGCTCTCGAAGGGGCCGAAATCGGTGATGAAGAGCGAGTCGGTCTTGAGCGACGCGGCGTAATCGATCAACTGCGGCGCTTTCCATTTCATGTCGCGGACGGCGAAGTTATCGAGGCCGAGCTTGATTTTTCGCGCGGAGGCAGAAGGCTCGACTCCGGAATCCGAACCCAATCCCAACGCGGAGGCCGCGCCGGCGAGGGCCACGGATTGAACGAACTGTCGGCGGTCGAGTGAAGGCGGGTGCGTTTGCATGGCTTTCAAGTGTCTGATGTTGAATCACGGTCAATCTGTGAATACGGAGTGCGCCAAGTGTTGTGCGCGCGGCTCGAAAAGCAAGTTTGATGTTGTTCGTGCCGCTCACGTGAGGAACCGGAGCCAGTGCGCTTCGGGAATGATTCGGAGCCTTTCGCGGAACTGGCCGGCCTTC
The DNA window shown above is from Verrucomicrobiota bacterium and carries:
- a CDS encoding sugar phosphate isomerase/epimerase, whose protein sequence is MQTHPPSLDRRQFVQSVALAGAASALGLGSDSGVEPSASARKIKLGLDNFAVRDMKWKAPQLIDYAASLKTDSLFITDFGPFESREDKYLKEIRVQAEDKGLQIQLGSWSICPTSKAFRKDWGTAEEHLALGLRMAKALGSPVFRVVLGNGDDRRSEGGIEARIEDTVQVCKACRNRALDAGVKIAVENHAGDMQAWELVTLIEAAGKDYVGANMDSGNATWTMEDPLASLEILAPYVVTTSLRDSAVWESENGATVQWTAMGEGTVDLKAYFAKFAALCPGVPVHIETISGFNREIPYLREDFWKAWPKARAKDFARFVALAKKGKPREPRRGGNAQEFQKSEIEKSIQYCKEALGLGLKA